Proteins co-encoded in one Flavivirga eckloniae genomic window:
- a CDS encoding DUF983 domain-containing protein, whose protein sequence is MKLISILKSKCPQCEKNNIFNSGGNLLLFRIPRIKDRCNTCNFKFEKEPGFFFGAMFVSYALAVAEFIGVFLLAHFVLGLSLLFSFIGVICASILFSTFNFKLSRTIWIYLFSNTDTKM, encoded by the coding sequence ATGAAACTGATATCTATATTAAAAAGCAAATGTCCTCAATGTGAAAAAAACAACATTTTTAACTCTGGGGGTAATTTGCTATTATTTCGAATTCCACGAATAAAAGACAGATGCAACACTTGCAATTTTAAATTTGAAAAAGAGCCTGGTTTTTTCTTTGGAGCCATGTTTGTTAGTTATGCACTAGCAGTAGCCGAATTTATTGGTGTTTTTTTGTTGGCTCACTTTGTTTTGGGATTGTCTCTTTTATTTTCTTTTATAGGAGTAATATGTGCATCTATACTTTTTAGCACATTTAATTTTAAGTTATCCAGAACTATTTGGATTTACTTGTTCTCGAATACAGATACTAAGATGTAG
- a CDS encoding T9SS type A sorting domain-containing protein, translated as MKTKLRTKLCLVTYLFLTTLLVQAQVTNVFDFNSANQLSAAFTQGGSSLLITQTTNTGIDGTGAVNVSGNTNEVFTTKQGYSISGEGAHYEFETYFKSEFNSGYGGIGFTSNPNATHNFYAAPSDGLGISVHGGGYIFTSGTTTNSGSWDGGDVLNSGSADDWYLAVLTIDLLANSYFDMTIKIYPANADGTLITPGTPTETKTWNVQNTAMANSEIIYSYFAFGGHRITNFDNYTINLEGGATIIEEGAPVVIGTSTHNSAANQIDMSGEVTDDRGSTVTERGFVYSTSVNPPTISDTKVVVGSGEGVFNDALGSLSANTIYYVRPFATNSIGTSYGDLSTIDTSVLSDNNIDSKAKIKVYPNPSTNFIRLSSETELKGYAIYTMLGREVLKGTTVNKNKIDIKSLSKGIYLLKLENLEVIKFIKE; from the coding sequence ATGAAAACAAAATTACGTACAAAATTATGTTTGGTAACATATTTATTTTTAACAACGCTACTTGTGCAAGCTCAGGTAACTAATGTATTTGATTTTAATTCTGCTAATCAATTAAGTGCAGCATTTACTCAAGGTGGTTCTTCACTACTTATAACGCAAACAACAAATACAGGTATTGATGGTACCGGAGCTGTAAACGTTTCGGGAAATACGAACGAAGTTTTTACAACAAAGCAAGGATATTCTATATCGGGAGAGGGTGCTCACTATGAGTTTGAAACGTATTTTAAAAGTGAATTTAATAGTGGCTATGGAGGTATCGGTTTTACGTCTAACCCGAATGCAACTCATAATTTTTATGCAGCTCCTAGTGATGGCTTAGGTATATCTGTACATGGTGGTGGTTATATTTTTACTAGTGGAACTACAACTAATTCAGGTAGTTGGGATGGAGGTGATGTTTTAAATAGCGGCTCAGCAGATGATTGGTATTTAGCAGTTTTAACCATTGATTTATTAGCAAATAGCTATTTTGACATGACTATAAAAATTTATCCGGCTAACGCAGATGGAACGCTTATAACCCCTGGGACACCAACAGAAACCAAAACATGGAATGTGCAAAATACTGCTATGGCAAACTCCGAGATTATTTACTCATACTTTGCTTTTGGCGGCCATAGAATTACCAATTTTGACAATTATACTATTAACCTTGAAGGAGGCGCTACCATTATAGAGGAAGGGGCTCCAGTTGTTATTGGTACTTCTACACATAATAGTGCTGCCAACCAAATAGATATGAGTGGAGAAGTTACAGATGATAGAGGATCTACTGTTACAGAAAGAGGGTTTGTTTATAGTACTTCGGTAAACCCTCCAACTATTTCAGATACTAAAGTTGTTGTGGGAAGTGGAGAAGGTGTTTTTAATGATGCATTAGGAAGCCTGTCTGCTAATACCATTTATTATGTAAGGCCTTTTGCCACAAACTCTATTGGCACATCGTATGGGGACTTAAGTACAATAGATACTAGTGTTTTATCTGATAATAATATAGATTCAAAAGCTAAAATTAAAGTATATCCAAATCCATCAACTAATTTTATTCGTCTTTCAAGTGAAACCGAGCTTAAAGGTTATGCCATTTATACCATGCTTGGAAGAGAAGTGTTGAAGGGAACTACAGTAAATAAAAATAAAATAGACATTAAATCTTTATCTAAAGGAATATATCTTTTAAAATTAGAAAATCTTGAAGTAATTAAATTTATTAAAGAATAG
- the thrC gene encoding threonine synthase, with protein sequence MNYYSLNKQAPNTSFKDAVIKGLAPDKGLYFPESITPLGDDFFKNINQLSYTEIAFQAIKQFVSPEIPDEVLKTIVEETLSFDFPVVQLDDNISTLELFHGPTMAFKDVGARFMARCLGYFNKDNTNEVTVLVATSGDTGGAVANGFLGVKGVNVVILYPSGKVSDIQEKQLTTLGKNITALEVNGTFDDCQAMVKRAFLDESLTNNMQLTSANSINVARWLPQLFYFMFAYKQLHKKYDDIVFSVPSGNFGNVCAGMMAQQLGLPINHFIASNNENNVVTEYLKTQLYAPKPSVQTISNAMDVGDPSNFIRIQEIYKNKFETLKDNVSSFSFSDDATREAMKEIYTKYNYVADPHGAVGYLGSKAYLQENPEAHCVFLETAHPTKFLDVVEEVIKEEQPLPEQIQAVMGKEKVALEISTYEDLKSYLLK encoded by the coding sequence ATGAATTATTACAGTTTAAATAAACAAGCACCAAACACATCATTTAAAGATGCTGTTATAAAAGGTTTAGCTCCAGATAAAGGATTGTATTTCCCAGAAAGCATTACACCATTAGGTGATGATTTCTTTAAAAATATTAACCAATTATCATATACTGAAATTGCGTTTCAAGCCATAAAACAATTTGTATCTCCCGAGATTCCAGACGAGGTTTTAAAAACCATTGTTGAAGAAACGTTGTCTTTTGATTTTCCTGTGGTTCAACTGGATGATAACATATCTACCTTAGAGCTATTTCATGGACCAACCATGGCCTTTAAAGATGTTGGTGCCCGCTTTATGGCACGCTGTTTAGGCTATTTTAATAAAGATAACACCAACGAAGTTACAGTATTGGTAGCTACATCTGGAGACACAGGCGGAGCTGTAGCTAATGGTTTCTTAGGTGTTAAAGGTGTAAATGTGGTTATACTCTACCCTAGTGGTAAAGTGAGCGACATTCAAGAAAAACAATTAACAACACTTGGCAAGAACATTACCGCCCTAGAAGTTAACGGCACGTTTGACGATTGTCAAGCCATGGTAAAAAGAGCTTTTTTAGATGAAAGCTTAACCAACAACATGCAATTAACTTCTGCTAACTCTATAAATGTGGCACGTTGGCTACCACAATTATTCTATTTTATGTTTGCATACAAGCAATTACATAAAAAATATGATGATATTGTGTTCTCTGTACCTAGTGGTAATTTCGGAAATGTTTGCGCGGGTATGATGGCTCAACAATTAGGCTTACCAATTAATCACTTTATTGCGTCTAATAACGAAAACAATGTAGTTACTGAGTATTTAAAAACACAATTATACGCGCCTAAACCATCGGTACAAACAATTAGTAATGCTATGGATGTTGGAGATCCTAGTAACTTTATCCGTATTCAGGAGATTTATAAAAACAAGTTTGAAACACTGAAAGATAATGTGTCTTCATTTAGTTTTTCTGATGATGCTACCAGAGAAGCCATGAAGGAAATCTACACGAAATACAACTATGTAGCAGATCCGCATGGTGCTGTTGGTTATTTAGGTTCTAAAGCCTATTTACAAGAAAACCCTGAGGCACACTGTGTATTTTTAGAAACTGCGCATCCAACTAAATTCTTGGATGTTGTTGAAGAAGTTATTAAAGAAGAACAGCCATTACCAGAACAAATTCAAGCGGTAATGGGTAAAGAAAAGGTGGCTTTAGAAATTTCTACTTACGAAGATTTAAAATCTTATTTATTGAAATAA
- a CDS encoding AraC family transcriptional regulator — translation MKPIPVLNIKQFEQDVPISDFYSSDLTSHLERHKDFFHKPHSHDFFLCVIFSKGSGIHEIDFNTYSIKPGSVFFLRPGQTHYWKFDSPPKGYIFFHKQDFYELHFSKSKLEQFPFYYSHKNPPTLNLDSKNIEILESKFKDIYNEYCTDFLYKKQKIASLINTTYIDLTRHYNAIESIKKETSLAYVETLRSLEKLIDNHFKAEKSATFYANQLNITSKHLNRITKATLGKTTTDLITERIILESKRLMVHSNNTLSSISELLGYEDYAYFSRVFKLKVGKTPLAFKKSYQ, via the coding sequence ATGAAGCCTATACCTGTTTTAAATATTAAGCAATTTGAGCAAGATGTACCTATATCAGATTTTTATAGTAGTGATCTAACAAGTCATTTAGAAAGACATAAAGACTTTTTCCATAAACCCCATAGTCACGATTTCTTTCTATGTGTAATATTCTCCAAAGGCTCTGGTATACATGAAATAGATTTTAATACGTATTCCATTAAACCCGGAAGTGTATTTTTTTTAAGACCAGGTCAAACTCATTATTGGAAGTTTGATAGCCCGCCTAAAGGTTACATTTTCTTTCATAAACAGGACTTTTATGAGCTTCACTTCTCCAAAAGTAAATTGGAACAATTTCCTTTTTATTACTCTCATAAAAATCCTCCTACTCTTAATTTAGATTCCAAAAACATTGAAATTTTAGAGTCTAAATTCAAAGATATTTATAATGAATATTGTACGGACTTCCTTTATAAGAAACAAAAAATAGCAAGCCTTATTAATACAACATATATAGATTTAACCAGACATTACAATGCAATAGAATCTATTAAAAAAGAAACTTCGTTAGCTTATGTAGAAACATTAAGGTCTTTAGAGAAGTTGATTGATAATCATTTTAAAGCAGAAAAATCAGCAACATTTTATGCTAACCAACTAAATATTACTTCAAAACATTTAAATAGAATTACAAAAGCTACTTTAGGAAAAACCACAACCGACTTGATTACCGAACGGATAATATTAGAATCAAAGCGCTTAATGGTCCACTCTAACAATACTTTATCCTCTATTTCAGAACTATTAGGCTATGAAGATTATGCCTATTTCTCCAGAGTGTTTAAATTAAAAGTTGGAAAAACACCATTGGCATTTAAAAAAAGTTATCAATAG
- a CDS encoding homoserine kinase, with amino-acid sequence MKNEIKIFSPATVANVACGFDVLGFCLDNIGDDMVIRKTDKKGIHITKIEGFDLPFEAELNVAGVSALAMYEAAQPDCGFEIEIYKNIKPGSGIGSSAASAVGSVFGMNELLGRPYNKTELTQFAIKGEALASKCEHADNLAPAIFGGFTLVKSVSPLEILEIPTPEDLYATIIHPQIEIKTSEARAILPKEVALENAITQWANFGSLIHSLHTSDYDLIQKSLHDVIVEPHRSKLIPHYKEVKEAAIQHGALGAGISGSGPSIFTLSKGLENAKNVKEAINKVYSETGITFETHVTKINTEGIKILN; translated from the coding sequence ATGAAAAACGAAATAAAAATATTTTCACCTGCAACAGTTGCCAATGTAGCTTGTGGATTTGATGTTCTAGGGTTTTGCTTAGACAATATTGGCGATGACATGGTCATTAGAAAAACTGATAAAAAAGGGATTCATATCACTAAAATTGAAGGCTTCGATTTACCTTTTGAAGCAGAATTAAATGTAGCCGGTGTTTCTGCCCTAGCCATGTACGAAGCGGCTCAACCAGATTGCGGCTTCGAAATTGAAATATACAAAAACATAAAACCTGGTAGCGGTATTGGTAGCAGTGCCGCCAGTGCCGTTGGAAGTGTTTTTGGTATGAACGAGCTTTTAGGCAGACCTTATAACAAAACAGAACTAACGCAATTCGCCATTAAAGGTGAAGCTCTGGCAAGTAAATGTGAACATGCCGATAACCTTGCCCCTGCTATTTTTGGAGGTTTTACATTGGTTAAAAGTGTGTCGCCTTTAGAAATTTTAGAAATTCCAACGCCAGAGGATTTGTATGCGACTATTATACATCCGCAAATAGAAATAAAAACATCCGAAGCCAGAGCTATACTTCCTAAAGAAGTGGCATTAGAAAATGCCATCACACAATGGGCAAATTTTGGAAGTTTAATTCATAGTTTGCACACAAGTGATTACGATTTAATACAAAAATCGTTGCACGATGTTATCGTAGAACCTCATAGAAGTAAACTAATCCCTCATTACAAAGAAGTAAAAGAAGCTGCAATACAGCATGGCGCTTTAGGCGCTGGAATATCAGGCTCAGGACCTTCTATTTTTACATTAAGCAAAGGATTAGAGAACGCTAAAAACGTAAAAGAAGCAATAAATAAGGTATATTCTGAAACAGGAATAACCTTTGAAACCCATGTAACGAAAATTAATACAGAGGGTATAAAAATATTAAATTAA
- the thrA gene encoding bifunctional aspartate kinase/homoserine dehydrogenase I has translation MKVLKFGGTSVGSAKNINNVIDILTDYSQKDSVICVVSAVGGITDKLLLAGKLAQNKDTGFKETFNTIRDIHLEIINELNPSNADSIITFTETKLGELKNLLDGIYLINELSPKTSDKLVSFGELMSSYIISETMKNRSLSADRKNSQELVVTNSNFTKAEVDYKLTNKNIVDYFKTATQRVTILPGFVSKSLAGEQTTLGRGGSDFTAAIVAAALKVDQLEIWTDVSGMFTTNPKLVKQAYPIEKISYQEAMELSHFGAKVLYPPTVQPVLDLDIPIHIKNTLDPEAVGTIISNDETKVTSPVKGISNIGNIALLTLEGSGMVGIPGFSKRLFETLSQEKINIILITQASSEHSICLGIDEKDADNAKQAIDAAFENEIALNKINPIIVETNLSIIALVGDNMKNHQGISGKMFSSLGKNNINIRAIAQGASEKNISAVISENDIKKALNTLHEQFFEIETKQLNVFITGVGNVGEKLVEQIKQQSNYLKENLKINLRVIGLSNSRTMVFDEDGIDLTNWKEQLASGEIATLNGFFEKTKSLNLRNSIFVDVTANKDVANLYADYLRQSIGVVACNKIACSSEFENYSLLKRLSLKYNAPYLFETNVGAGLPIIDTLNNLIASGDKITSIQAVLSGSLNFVFNNFNDSTKFYDVVKQAAAEGYTEPDPRIDLSGVDVARKILILARESGMEMNLEDIDNTPFLSESGLKSDTVDDFYQTLIKDEEHYQSLYASAKAKNSQLKYVAQLNNGKANVGLQEIPEGHPFFNLEGKDNIVMFYTQRYPEQPMIIKGAGAGAEVTASGLFADIIRIGNQ, from the coding sequence ATGAAAGTTTTAAAATTTGGTGGAACTTCGGTAGGTTCTGCAAAAAACATAAATAACGTCATAGACATTTTAACAGATTATTCCCAAAAAGATTCTGTTATATGTGTTGTATCTGCAGTTGGCGGCATTACAGACAAACTCCTTTTAGCTGGTAAGCTAGCTCAAAATAAAGACACAGGTTTCAAAGAAACATTTAATACGATTCGGGATATTCATTTAGAGATTATAAATGAGTTAAACCCCAGTAATGCCGATTCAATTATAACGTTTACTGAAACGAAACTAGGCGAACTAAAAAATTTATTGGATGGTATTTATTTAATCAATGAACTGTCTCCTAAAACATCAGATAAACTTGTGAGTTTCGGCGAGCTTATGTCGTCGTACATCATTTCGGAAACTATGAAAAACCGTAGTTTATCTGCCGATCGTAAAAACTCGCAGGAACTAGTCGTAACAAACTCTAATTTCACGAAGGCTGAAGTTGATTATAAGCTTACCAACAAAAACATAGTAGATTATTTTAAAACAGCAACGCAACGCGTTACTATTCTTCCTGGTTTTGTGTCAAAATCCTTAGCGGGTGAACAAACGACATTGGGTCGAGGTGGTTCAGACTTTACGGCAGCTATTGTTGCTGCTGCGTTAAAAGTGGATCAGTTAGAAATATGGACCGATGTAAGCGGTATGTTTACTACCAACCCTAAATTGGTAAAACAGGCCTATCCTATCGAGAAAATCTCATATCAGGAAGCTATGGAATTATCGCACTTTGGTGCCAAGGTTTTGTACCCACCAACGGTACAACCTGTTTTAGATCTAGATATTCCTATTCACATAAAAAACACGTTAGATCCAGAAGCTGTTGGAACTATTATTTCTAATGATGAAACCAAAGTTACTTCTCCTGTAAAAGGAATTAGCAACATAGGAAACATTGCCTTATTAACGTTAGAAGGTAGTGGTATGGTAGGTATTCCAGGGTTTTCCAAGCGTTTGTTCGAAACCTTATCGCAAGAAAAAATCAATATCATCCTAATTACACAAGCATCGTCTGAGCACTCCATTTGCTTAGGTATTGATGAAAAGGATGCTGACAATGCTAAACAAGCTATCGACGCTGCTTTCGAAAACGAAATTGCTCTAAATAAAATAAACCCTATAATAGTTGAGACCAATCTTTCAATTATAGCTTTGGTTGGTGATAATATGAAAAACCACCAAGGAATTAGCGGTAAAATGTTTAGTTCGTTAGGAAAAAACAATATTAATATTCGTGCTATTGCACAGGGGGCTTCAGAAAAAAATATCTCTGCCGTTATATCTGAAAATGATATAAAAAAGGCTTTAAACACCCTACATGAGCAATTCTTCGAAATAGAAACAAAACAACTCAATGTATTTATTACTGGTGTTGGAAATGTTGGCGAAAAACTGGTAGAACAAATAAAGCAGCAAAGCAACTACTTAAAAGAAAATTTAAAGATTAATTTACGGGTTATAGGTTTATCAAATTCCAGAACGATGGTATTTGATGAGGATGGTATCGACCTGACCAACTGGAAGGAACAACTAGCTTCGGGAGAAATTGCAACTTTAAATGGTTTCTTCGAAAAAACCAAATCGCTCAATTTACGTAATAGCATTTTTGTTGATGTTACTGCAAATAAAGATGTTGCAAATTTATATGCCGACTATTTACGTCAAAGCATTGGTGTGGTGGCTTGTAACAAAATTGCATGTTCGAGCGAATTCGAAAACTACAGTTTATTAAAACGTCTTTCGCTTAAATACAATGCACCTTATTTGTTTGAAACGAACGTTGGTGCAGGGTTACCAATTATAGATACACTTAACAATTTAATTGCTTCTGGCGATAAAATAACATCCATTCAAGCCGTACTATCTGGTAGTTTAAATTTTGTATTCAACAATTTTAACGATTCCACTAAGTTTTACGATGTCGTTAAACAAGCAGCAGCAGAAGGTTATACAGAACCAGACCCTAGAATAGATTTAAGCGGTGTAGACGTAGCTAGAAAAATATTGATCTTGGCACGCGAAAGTGGTATGGAAATGAATTTGGAAGATATTGATAATACACCATTTTTATCTGAATCGGGACTAAAAAGTGATACTGTAGATGATTTCTACCAAACTCTAATTAAAGACGAAGAACACTATCAAAGTTTATATGCTTCTGCAAAAGCGAAAAATAGCCAATTAAAATATGTGGCTCAATTAAACAATGGTAAAGCTAATGTTGGTTTACAGGAAATACCAGAAGGGCATCCGTTCTTTAACCTTGAGGGTAAAGATAATATCGTAATGTTTTACACGCAACGATACCCAGAACAGCCGATGATTATTAAGGGAGCCGGAGCTGGTGCAGAAGTAACCGCTTCAGGTCTGTTTGCAGATATTATTAGAATTGGTAATCAGTAA